The Reyranella humidisoli DNA segment GCGGTACGTGACCTCGACGAGGCGCCCTGTCACGGTTGTCCTCTGCTGCGCCGGCTGGCCTGGCGCGTCGAACCGGGCGACGCGGCTCGCAACCCAGCCTTCGAGGCCGCCCGGCAGCGCATCGACCGGACCGTAGTCGCCGCGGTTTGCGCGGTAGCGCACGATGTCGGCAAAGGTCGGCAGGGTCTTCAGCAGGTCGTCGGGCATGTCGTGCAGTCGTGCCATCGCCTGGTTCTGGTAGAGCCAGCGCCCATCGCCTTCGTAGAGCATCGCGCCGTCGCTCATGTTGTCGAGCACGGTGCGCATCGTGTCCTGGGCCACGGCGACGTCCCGGTGCGCCTTGTCGAGACTTTGCGACAGGTCGGCGGCGGCGATGTCGCGGGCGATCTGCTCGCGCAGGCGCATGCGCTCCACATGGGCGAGCATGTTGATGATCGCGAGGTAGACCAAGGGGACGACGGCCAGCCAGAAAGCTTCGCGGCTGCCGTCGCCGAGGGCGAGGACGCTGGCGATCGGCAGGAGCAGCGCAAGCCCGCTCAGCAGGAACGTCGGGCCGTGCAGGACGCGGGTCGGGAGCCAGCCCACGGCGAGGCAAAGCGCGAACGACCAGAGCAATCGCTCGTGCTCGCCCGGCAGCGTGGCGAACAGCCCGCCCATCAGACCGTTGGCAAAAGAGGTGCCCACCGAGCCGGCGCCGTAGAACAGGCGCCAGCCGGCGAGGCTTCGCGCCGCTGCATTTCTCGCGAACGCCCGGCTGGCCTGCCACGACCCCATCAGCGATGCGACGTAGAACAGCCCCGGCAAGGCAACCATCCAGACCGGCGCGGTCCAGCCATAGAGCGCTGCCGCCGTGACGGCGATGACCGGAAAGACGAGGACCCGTGTCAGCAGAGGGCTGGCGATCAGCCGTTCCGTCACGACCTGGGCGACGCGGTCCGGGGCGATGGCGGTCGTATCCATCTGTGTCATGAGCGGCATGTTGCCGTCCCTTCGTATCGCGGATGTGTCGCCGGACCGGCGCTTTGTATCGTCGAAGTCGCGAAAGCCCTCCGACGATACAACGGCGACACGAAGTCGCCCAATCCGGCGATACGGACGACACACGATGGGAGGAACGGCGACACGGCGACGATACGTGACGCCGGCATAGTCTGTTCATCGGCAGACGGCATCCCGCAGCCTGCCAGACCTCGAAACGGGAGACAGACAATGTTCAAGACCTTCGCCACGATCGCCGCCGTCGCCGCTTTCTCGGTGACCTCCATCGCCCCGGCACATGCCATCATCAGCCACAACGCCATCACCCATAACGCCTTGGACTCGAACGCCCTTGTCCCTAACGGCATCGACTGGAACGCCCTGGACACGAACGCCCTCACCGGCAACGCCCTGGACTCGAACGCCCTCACCGACAACGCCCTGGACTCGAACGCCCTCACCGACAACGCCCTGGACTCGAACGCCATTAGCCACAACGCCCTGGACTCGAACGCCCTGACGCTGAACGGCATGGAGCAGGGGGCCTCAGCTCTGGTGCTCGAGAAGATCGAGATGCCGGTCGAGAAGGAGTAGCGACCAACGAGGCGGTTCGTCGAAAGGCGGACCGCCTTCCTCGTTTTCCGGAGAAATCGCCCATGTTCCGCTCGTTCACCGCCGCCGTCCTGACCCTCTCTGCTATCGCGATTCCCGCTCATGCCGACAGCGCGCCGAAGATCGCCGTGCAGGGCACCGAGTTCGTCGTTACCGTGGCTGACGGCCGAGAGCGGCGCAGCGCCGAGCTGATCGGCGCCGTGCTCACGGTGCGGGTGTCGGGCCGGCCGATGCGGCTGCGCATCGCGGCGGTGGAGCGGGACCCGAACGACCGGACGGGCAGCATATGGTTGCATACGCTGGAGCGACCGCTGTCCGATGGCACGTGGACCAATGTCTGCAACGCCGGACCCGATGGCCGGCGGCAGGCCTTTCCGCTCGATGGCGGGCCTCACGGGCTCGAACTGAGCTGCACCGGCGGCGCCATCGCCAAGTGCGTGCGCTTCGGCTACCGGCGCTGGGACGTCGGCGCCGACGGTGCCCCGCTGGCGCCGCTGCATGCCGCCTGCGTTCGTATGGTACGCGCCGACTATGGCGGGGACCGCGGCTGGACGAAGAACGGCATGCGCATCGACCTCTACGACAGCCGGGGCGTCCAGAAGCCCGACAATGCGCCCGAGGACGCTTTCGAGGCGGGCTGGACCCCGGACGGCGCGGTCTGCGTCCGCCATGTCCGCGTAAAGGAGAACGTCACGCTGGCCGAGCTGGAGGCAACATATCCGGCATTGCGCGGCCGCACCGGTGAGATTTGCACCGAGGAATTCGCCCGCGCCCATGGCGCCATCCTGTTCAACAGATCGCCGCCGTGATCGGGATTGGTCCTTCCGCGACGTGTGCTAGGTTTCCGCCGGGGGAGCAATGGACAAGCGTCAGCACATCGTCGTCGTCGAGGACGAGCCGGCCCAGCGACAGCTCCTGCTCGATTACCTGAGCAAGCAGGGCTTCCGGGTCACCGGCTTCGAATCGGGGTTGGGCTTGCGCAGCATGATCGAACGCGAGCTGCCGGCGCTGGTGCTGCTCGATGTCGGCCTGCCCGGCGAGGACGGTTTCGCCATCGCCCGCTGGCTGCGCGAGAAGAGCGGCAAGGTCTGCATCATCATGGTCACGGCGGCCGGCGACACGGTCGACCGCGTGGTCGGCCTCGAGACCGGCGCCGACGACTACATTCCGAAGCCATTCGATCCGCGCGAACTGTTGGCGCGCATCAAAAGCGTGCTGCGCCGCGCAGGCGGGGCGGCGGCCTCCACGGCCGGGTCGCGCGTGCGCATGGGCCGGCGGGTGCTCGATCTCGACAAGCGGGTGCTGGTCGATGCCGACGGGACCGAGGAGACCCTCGCCGCTAGCGAGTTCGACCTCCTGAAGCTGTTCGCCGAGAATCCCAACCGTCCGCTGGCGCGCGACTGGCTGCTCGAAACGGTGGGCCATCGTGAGATGGAGACGTTCGACCGGGCCATCGATCTCAGGATCACGCGGCTCCGGCGCAAGATCGAGAAGGATGCGGCCCATCCCGAGGCCATCCGCACCGTGCGCGGCGTGGGCTACATGTTCGTGCCGCCCAAGGACTGATGCAGACGCGCGAAGTCGCCCGGCAGCTCCGGGCGCTCGGTGTCCGGCCGGGTGGTACGGATCTACTATCGCGAGAACGACCATTGCTGTCAGCGGTTCGCCCTGGCCGACGACTGGCCGCGGGCGAGGGGCCTGCAGGCCGAGGGGCCGGTCGGCCCTGGGCGGGCCCGGCTGTTCCGGGCACAAGATGTCGTAGGTCTGGTGGTCGAGGCGCAGCGGCCAGCGCCGTTGGCTTTTCTCCACGAGGCCGACGCCGGCTGTGCCGAGTGCGACGAGGCCCGGGCCAGCCTGTCCCGAGGTGGGGATAATCTCCGAGGAACATATCTAGAACTTGTGTCAAGAACATTAGTCCTATCAGAGAGTTATTTGTTCCATTGCCCGGTGGAACAAAATGGGTACATTGGCGCCATCAGACGTTCGAACCCTTTGCGGACTTATCCGCATTGCCGCTCCTGACAGGGGCATGGGAAGAAGGAGAAAGCCAATGTCGGCGATGCTCAAGGTGGTCGAAAAAGAAGGCATGGAAAGCAAGAACAAGGCGCTGGACGCTGCTCTCGCCCAGATCGAGCGCGCCTTCGGCAAGGGTTCCATCATGAAGCTGGGCCAGCGCGAGGCTCTGGAGATCGAATCGATCTCGACCGGCTCGCTGGGCCTCGATATCGCGCTGGGCATCGGCGGCCTGCCCAAGGGTCGCATCGTCGAAATCTACGGGCCGGAAAGCTCGGGCAAGACGACGCTCGCGCTGCACGTCATCGCGGAAGCCCAGAAGAAGAGCGGCTCCTGCGCCTTCATCGACGCCGAGCACGCGCTCGATCCCGGGTATGCCAAGAAGCTGGGCGTCGACATCGGCAACCTGCTGATCTCCCAGCCGGATGCCGGCGAGCAGGCGCTCGAGATCGCAGACACGCTGGTGCGCTCCGGCGCCATCGACGTGCTGGTGATCGACTCGGTCGCCGCCCTCGTGCCGCGCGCCGAACTCGAAGGCGAGATGGGCGATTCGCTGCCCGGCCTGCACGCCCGCCTGATGAGCCAGGCGCTGCGCAAGCTCACCGCCTCGATCTCCAAGTCGAACACGCTGGTGATTTTCATCAACCAGATCCGCATGAAGATCGGCGTCATGTTCGGCAGCCCGGAGACGACGACGGGTGGCAATGCGCTGAAGTTCTACGCCTCGGTCCGCCTCGACATCCGCCGTATCGGCGCGCTCAAGGACAAGGACGAGGTCGTCGGCAACGCCACGCGCGTCAAGGTCGTGAAGAACAAGGTGGCGCCGCCGTTCAAGGTCGTCGAGTTCGACATCATGTACGGCGAGGGCGTCTCCAAGAGCGGCGAGCTGATCGACCTCGGCGAGAAGGCCGGCGTCGTCGAGAAATCGGGCTCCTGGTACTCCTACGACGGCACCCGCATCGGCCAGGGCCGCGAGAACGCCAAGAATTACCTCAAGGAGCACCCCGAGGTCGCCAACGCGATCGAGAACAAGGTGCGCGCCAACGCCGGCATCCTCGCCAATGCCTTGATGGAAGGCGGTAAGGAAGACGACGAGGACGACGAATAGGGAACCCCGATCCCCTGTCTCCGGGTCCCTAAGGGCGGTACCGCATCCCACGCGCGGTACCGCCCATTTTCTTTGGGCGCCAAGGCGCCCAAAGAAAATGGGCAGTGGCAGGCGGCAGCGTATTCGCGGCTGCGCGAATGCGCGGGAGCCTGCACGGTTCAGAATAGACACAAATGGCGCAGCACTTCGTCAGGACTTCCGCGACATCCCCTTCAGGAACTTCTGGATCCACTCCGGTCCCGTGCGCCGCGCGCCGGTCTTCGGCCGCGTCTTCGCCCAGTCCATCAGCAGCGCCAGCGGGAACCAGTCCTCGCGTTCGTCCTGTAGTCCGCGCGCGGCCAGGGAGACCTTGGGCACCGGCACAGGTGTAACGCCTTCCTGCTCGGGCCCGGCGCAGAGTTCCGCAGGCGAGGTGACGAGATATTCGCGGCAGACCAGCGGCCGGTCCGGATGGATCGAGCAGCTTTCCTCCTCGAGGAACGGGCAGGGGATGCCCAGCGCGAAGTAGCCGGTCGACAGTTCCCGGTCGGGCCGGCCCTTGCGCTCCTTGAGATCGGCGGCAGCCAATGCCGCCCCGGCGGCGGAGAAGCGGGCCTCCAGCGTGGCGCGCCGCTCGGCCGGCAGGTTGGCCACGGTCACCATCAGCCGTTCAGCCTCCGTGCGCGAGATCGGCACGAGCTGGCGGCAGCAGGCGCCGCACCCCTTGCGGCAGGAAATGGCTTTGCCGGCTTCCGCCGCCGCGACGACCGTGTTCACCAGCCCCTGCAGGGCTGGGACGACGTCCGCGGCTGCCACCGGGCCGGTCGGCACGGTGATCGGATGGACGATCCTGAGGTCGCCCACGGAGAGGCGAAGAGTGGCGGTAGAATGGGCCTCGGCGGCCATTTCCCCTGGGTTCCCTGTTCTGGACTTGGCGGGCTGGCGCACGCTACAAGGCCGGCATGCAAAGCGTCAGCGAAATCCGTCGTACCTTCCTAGAGTACTTCCGCAAGAACGGCCACGAAGTCGTCGAGTCGAGCCCCCTGGTGCCTCGCAACGACCCGACGCTGATGTTCACGAACGCCGGCATGGTCCAGTTCAAGAACGTCTTCACGGGCCTTGAAACGCGCTCCTACTCGCGGGCGGCGACCTCGCAGAAGTGCGTCCGCGCGGGCGGCAAGCACAACGATCTCGAGAACGTGGGCTACACGGCCCGCCACCACACCTTCTTCGAGATGCTGGGCAACTTCTCGTTCGGCGACTACTTCAAGGAACATGCGATCGAGCTGGCCTGGAATCTCCTGACCCGGGACTACGGCCTGCCCAAGGACAAGCTGCTGGTCACGGTCTATCACACCGACGACGAGGCGGCCGGCCACTGGAAGAAGATCGCGGGCCTGTCCGACGACAAGATCATCCGCATCCCGACCTCGGACAATTTCTGGGCGATGGGCGACACCGGCCCCTGCGGCCCGTGCTCGGAGATCTTCTACGATCACGGCGAAGGCATCCCCGGCGGACCGCCGGGCAGCCCGGACCAGGACGGCGACCGGTTCATCGAGATCTGGAACCTGGTCTTCATGCAGTTCGAGCAGGTGACAAAGGAAGAGCGCGTCGCGCTGCCCAAGCCGTCGATCGACACTGGCATGGGCCTGGAGCGCCTCGCGACCGTCCTGCAGCACAAGCACAACAATTACGACATCGACCTGTTCCGTGCCCTGATCGAAGCCGCGGCGCACGAGATCAACGTCGATCCCGACGGCAAGCAGAGCGCGTCGCTCAAGGTGATCGCCGACCATCTGCGCGCGACCTCCTTCCTGATCGCCGACGGCGTGCTGCCGTCGAACGAAGGCCGTGGCTACGTGCTCCGCCGCATCATGCGCCGAGCCATGCGCCACGCCCACATCCTGGGCGCGCAGGACCCGGTGATCTTCAAGCTGGTGCCGACGCTGGTGCACGAGATGGGCGATGCCTATCCCGAGCTGTCGCGCGCGCAGCCGCTGATCACCGAGACGCTGAAGCTCGAGGAGACGCGCTTCAAGAAGACGCTGGGCACCGGCCTGAAGCTGCTCGAGGACGAGACGAAGGACCTGGGCGCCGGCGGCACGCTGAAGGGCGAGGTCGCGTTCAAGCTCTACGACACCTTCGGATTCCCGCTCGACCTCACGCAGGACGTGCTGCGCGCGCGCGACATCAAGGTCGACACGGCGGGCTTCGAGACCTCGATGGACGAGCAGCGCGCCAAGGCACGCGCGGCCTGGTCCGGCTCGGGCGAGACCGCCGACCAGGCGATCTGGTTCGACGTGCGCCAGAAGGCCGGCGCCACCGAATTCCTGGGCTACGACACCGAACGCGCCGAGGGCCAGATCAAGGCGATCCTGCTCGACGGCAAGGAAGTCGGCTCGCTGAAGGCCGGCCAGACCGGCTGGATCGTGACCAACCAGACTCCGTTCTACGCCGAGTCCGGCGGCCAGCAGGGCGACGCGGGCAAGCTGGTAAGCGGCAGCAACGAGGCCGAGATCAGCGACGTCCAGAAGATGGTGGGCGATCTGCACGCGCATCACGCGACGATCGTGAAGGGCGAGCTGAAGGTCGGCGACGATCTGGTCATGACCATCGACCCGGTCCGCCGTGCCCAGCTCCGCGCCCATCACTCCGCGACCCATCTGCTGCATGAGGCGCTGCGTCGCCATCTCGGCAAGCACGTGACGCAGAAGGGCTCGCTGGTCGCGCCCGACCGCCTGCGCTTCGACATCAGCCACACCAAGGCGGTGTCGGCCGAGGAACTGCGCCGTATCGAGGATGAGGTGAACGATCGCATCCGCCACAACTCGGCGGTCGAGACGCGCCTCATGACGCCGGACGAGGCGATTGCCGCCGGCGCCATGGCGCTGTTCGGCGAGAAGTACGGCGACGAGGTGCGCGTGCTCTCGATGGGCGGTGACCCCGAGGTTCCGGGGCGCGAGCGGTATTCGGTCGAACTCTGCGGCGGCACACATGCGCGCCGGACCGGCGACATCGGCCTGTTCAAGATCGTCGGCGAGGGCGCGGTCGCGGCCGGCGTCCGTCGCATCGAGGCGCTGGCCGGCAATGCGGCCGAGGCGCATGTCCGGCACCAGGCCGACCTGCTGGCCGAGGCGGCCGCTGCCCTCAAGGTCCGCCCCGAGGATCTGCCGGCGAGGCTCACGGCCCTGGTCGAGGGCCAGAAGAAGATCGAGCGCGAACTGTCCGATGCCCGCAAGGCGCTGGCGCTGGCCGGGGGCGGCTCGGGCGGCGGTTCCGCGGTCGACGAGGTGCGCGACGTCGGCGGCGTGAAGCTGATCGGCCGCGTGCTGAATGGGGTGCCGGGCAAGGACCTCAAGAGCATGGCCGACGAGTTCAAGAAGAAGCTGGGTTCGGGCGTCGTGGCGCTGATCGGCGTCGAGGACGGCAAGGCCTCGGCGGTGGTCGGCGTGACCGCAGATCTGGTGAAGACCCACAGCGCGGTCGAACTGGTGAAGGCGGGTGTCGCGGCGCTGGGCGGCAAGGGCGGCGGCGGCCGGCCGGACATGGCGCAGGGCGGCGGTCCTGACGGGACCAAGGCTTCGGACGCGCTGAAGGCCATCGAGACGGCGCTCGCGGGTGGCAGATGAAAGCGGCCATCGCCCTCGTGATCGCAGCGGCGGCGATGTCGGCCTGCGCGCCCAAGGATTTCAGCAAGGACGGCGCGACGGCCGAGCAGTTCACCCGCGACGAATCGCTGTGCCGCAGCCAGGTGCGGGCCCAGTCGCAACAGGAGCGCAACATCGACGACCAGCGTCGCGCCACCTTCTCGGCCGAGCGCGAGCGCTATGGCCAGCAGGGGCTCTACACCGACATGGCCAACCAGGGGTACAAGTTCAACTTCGAGCGCTCGATGGCCAGCTGCATGGAAGCGCGGGGCTGGGCGCCCAAGCAGAACGGGCCCATTCCGATGCCGAAGCTGACCTGGTGAGTCTCGCGTGCTCAAGGTCGTACTTCTCTATCTGGCCTGCGGGGCGGCGACCTTTCCTCTAACGCTGACGGCGGTGCGCGCGGCCGTTTCCGTCGCGGCTCCCGCGCGCGCGACGCCCGCTTTCCATCGGCGCCTCGACAGCGCCATGAGCTGGTCGATGACGGCGTGGATCCTGGGCGTGTTCGTCTTCTACTGGTCGGCCGTGCTGATCGAACGCCAGAAGCCCTGCAACGACCAGCGCACCAATCAGCTCACGATAGAGTGCAAGATCGCGCTGGGCGCCATCCGCTAGAGCGGGGTCCTTGATGTATATCGATCGGGTACTGCTCTCCATCGTCGCGGCGGCGATACTCGCGGGATGCGAGACGCGGGCGGAGCGGGAGGCGGTCTTCGACAATCAGCTGCGCGCGATGTCCGGAGCCTCGGAGGCGGGGCTGCTCGGCAGCATGGGCCGCATTCCGGACAACACGTATCAGCTGGAGGACGGCAACAGAATCCTCCAATGGAAATGGGACACGTCCTACATCGATCCCGGCATGCCGCCGATGTACCAGCGCTTCGGCGGCTGGGGATGGGGGTGGGGCGGCGGTCTCTGGATTCCGTTGGGAGGCATTCCGCCGACGCTGGTGCGCCAGGGCTGCATCGTGGAGTGGACGATGGTCGGCGGATCGGCGCAGGGCTATCGCTGGCAGGGGGCGGGTTGCCAGAAGGTCACCCCATGAGAAAGCCGGCCGACGGCCTCCGTCGGGAAGCAGCCGGCCGGCTCGCCGTTGAGCACGCAGCGGTTGCTTACCAGTAGCTCGGGGCGTTGTAGTACTTGTCGACCTGGCGGCCGTAATCCGGCGTCCAGCTGAAGGTCTCCGAATCGTCGAAGGTCGGCGCCCCTTCGAGCACCTTTTTGTCGAGGGCCACGACATATCCGCCCTGGCGCTCGTCGTACTTCAGAGTCGACCACGGCAGGGGATGGTGCTTCTCGCCAATGCCGAGAAAGCCGCCGAACGACATGACGGCGTAGATGGCGCGTCCGCTCACCTTGTCGATCATGATGTCTGCGACGGTGCCGAGCTTGTCGCCCTGGAGATTGTAGACGTCGGTACCGTTGACGCGATCGGCGGCGATCAGGTTCCTCGGCGTGATAGACAGGTCGGTCATCGCTCTCTCCGTTCGAAGGTGGGATGCCTCAGGAACGCAAGGCTTGCCCGCCCAGTTGCCGCGGATCGCGAAAAGGGATGGCGTGCCGATCGTCAGTCGGATGTCTTGTCGGCCGTCGTCTTGCGCAACCGCTCTCCAACCGCGGCGATCATCGCCTCGTAGGAAGAAACGTCGCTGGCGGTGCCGGCGCGGGGCAAGGCGCGATAGCGTTGGCGGCCGACTTCGGTGAGACGGGGAACCCCGGCATCGATCTCGACGAGAGACAGGGACGTCAGGCGCATGAGGTCGCGTGGCGCAAGATCCTTCATCGGAGAAATGCCGAGCGCGACACGGCGCAAGGTCACTTCCTCGTTAGGACTGAGTGGAGCGTCCAGACTGCGTGACATCGTCTTCCCCTGGATGCCACTAAACGCGCATTCGCGTCCCATGGGCAAGATCAACAGGCCGCACCCGTGGTGCGGTAAGCTTTTGGGCTGTTCGTCGTCGAACCTAGTGCCGATGTTGTCTCCCGGTTTGTGATTATCCTGCGACCAATCCGGTTGCTCTAAGGCATGTGAATTGTTTCTTGCATCCGGGTTGAAAAATTACTCGGGGCACGCTACCGAGTAGCAGTGGGAGTGCTTTGGGGAGAGAAGCATGGACAATGAAGCCGATGAAAAGCGCCTTCTCCAGAGACGCCGCATCTATCTTGAAGACCGGATGCCGGATGTCGTCGCCGAGATCGAACGCTTCGACGAGGAAGCCATTGCGCTCAAGGATACATTGTCGCGCAATCCCACCGGCGAACTCCTCACCAAGTCGCAACGCCGACTCAACTACGTCCGCCAGCGGCTTGCGATCCTGAACGCCGAGCGCGTCGATTCCAACGCCGAGCGCAACGCGATCATCAAGCAGCTCCGCGAGATGGCCGAGGGCGGATCCTAGAAATCGACGGCAGATACGATCGGGAGCGTCAGGCTCTCGTGTGGGCGTAAAATACCTTGCTGTCGATGATCCAGCCGCCCTCCCTCCACGTCATCACGAAAAAATCCGTGTAACGCGTACCGCGCCAGTTGAGCGCTTCCAGCCGGGCCATCGCGGCTCCACCGGCCGGATCAATCGATACGATACGGGCTTCCAGTCCGGGAGCCGGGCCGCCCTTGGCAACGGCATCGCAGAATTCGTCGAGGCTCCAGGTCACGGGCCTGCCCCCATAACTGCCGCTCACGCGGGCGCCCTCGGCAAAGGCCGAACGCAGCAGGGCGATGTCGCCGGTTCGGGCGCCGTCAACATAACGCTGGAGCGTCTGCGCGATCGCGCCGGTGACGGCAAAGCTCTCGATCTCGTCGTGTTGGGTCATGCAGGCCTCCTGTGATGGGGGGCTACAATCGGCCGATGCAGGCCGGCATGTCCTTGCTTTCATGCCCTGAGCTTCGGCACTCATTGGCAGGACGTTGCGAGAACAGCGGGCGGGGAGCCTGAGCATGCCAAAGGACGATCTCGACGCCATCGACCGGCGGATTCTGGCGGCGCTGCAGGCCGATGGACGCCTCAGCAACGTCGACCTCGCGGAGAAGATCGGCCTGTCGCCATCGCCCTGCCTGCGCCGGGTCAACCGGCTGGAGCGCGAAGGGTATGTCGAAGGCTATCGCGCCATGCTCGGGCGCAGGCGGATCGGGCTCGGCCTCACGGTATTCGTCGGCGTGAAGATCGACGGCCATGCCGACGATCGCGCCACGACCTTCGAGCAGGAGGTCGTCGCGTGCCCGGAAGTCGTCTCCTGCCACATGGTGGCCGGCGATGCCGACTACCTGCTCGAAGTCACCGTGTCCGACCTCGACGCCTATCAGCGCTTTCTCGTCGGCAAGCTCCTGAACCTGCCGCTGGTTCGCGAAGTCAAGAGCACCATCGCGATCCAGACCCTGAAGGCAGGCGGGGCGCTACCGCTGGAGCACCTGGCCCCGTAGGCGGCCTCACTCGGCGGCGCGCACGCCCTGCGTCGCCGCTTGAGTTCCCGGTGCGATGCCCTTCATCGTGCCGCCGTAGCGGTCGGTGAAAGCGGTCGTGTCGATCTCCGCCAGGTCGATCTCGCGGTTGAGCACGCGCTCCTTCCACTTCAGCAACTCGGGATGCGCGCCCTGAAACTCGGGCATGACTTCCTTCGCGAACAGCTCCAGCGATTCGCAGATGTCCTCGTGGCGGTTCTTGCCGGCCTGGTTCAGCAGGACGACCTGGTCGATGTTCGACTCCTGGAACTTCTTCAGCTTGCGCCGGATCGTGTCCGGCGAGCCGATCAGGCCGCCGCGCAGCGAGGCCGCGTGCTGCTCCGGATTGGCCTTCTTCCACTTCTCGTACTCTTCCCACATGTTGACCGTGCCGGCGGCCGGCCGGCGCCGGTCGGCCGATTGGCCGTAGAAGCGCAGCGCGAACTGGAAGAACGTGTCGCCGTCGGCGCGGGCGCGCGCCTCCTCGTCGGTCTTGGCACACATGAAGAAGCTGACCAGCGCGATGTTGGGATTGGTCTTGTAGTCGGCGAGCTTCTTTTGCCGCTTCACGAAGGCGTTGTAGTAGGCGTGCACCCAGGCGTGCGCGGCGTCGGCCGAGACGAACTGGAAGCCGAGCGCCCCCATGCCCCATTCACCGGCCTTGGTCAGCGTCTGCAGCTGCGAGCAGGCGACCCACAGCGGCGGGTGCGGCTTCTGCAGCGGCTTCGGCACGACCATGCGCAGCGGGATGTTCCAGACCTTGCCCGCATGCTCGCTGGGCCCGTCCTTGAACATCGGCATGATGGCGCGGACCGCTTCCTCGAAGATCTCGCGCTTGTTCTCCATCGTGACGCCGAACGGCTCGAGCTCGGTGATCGAGGCGCTCTCGCCCATGCCGAACTCGCAGCGCCCGCTCGACAGAAGGTCGAGCGTCGCGACCCGCTCCGCGACGCGCGTCGGATGATTGGTCGTCACCTGGAAGATGCCGTGGCCGAGGCGGATGTTCTTGGTCCGCTGGCTCGCCGCCGCGAGGAAGGACTCAGGGGAGGGCGAGTGGGAATACTCTTCGAGGAAGTGATGCTCGACCTGCCACGCATGGTCGTAGCCCAGCCGGTCCGCCAGCTCGACCTGGTCGAGCGCGTTCTGATAGAGCCGATGCTCGTCTCCGGGCGCCCACGGGCGGGGCAGTTGCAGCTCGTAGAAGATGCCGAATTTCATGGTGTTCCTCCTGCAAAAGAGAGCATGGCGACGAATT contains these protein-coding regions:
- the recA gene encoding recombinase RecA gives rise to the protein MSAMLKVVEKEGMESKNKALDAALAQIERAFGKGSIMKLGQREALEIESISTGSLGLDIALGIGGLPKGRIVEIYGPESSGKTTLALHVIAEAQKKSGSCAFIDAEHALDPGYAKKLGVDIGNLLISQPDAGEQALEIADTLVRSGAIDVLVIDSVAALVPRAELEGEMGDSLPGLHARLMSQALRKLTASISKSNTLVIFINQIRMKIGVMFGSPETTTGGNALKFYASVRLDIRRIGALKDKDEVVGNATRVKVVKNKVAPPFKVVEFDIMYGEGVSKSGELIDLGEKAGVVEKSGSWYSYDGTRIGQGRENAKNYLKEHPEVANAIENKVRANAGILANALMEGGKEDDEDDE
- a CDS encoding Lrp/AsnC family transcriptional regulator, which codes for MPKDDLDAIDRRILAALQADGRLSNVDLAEKIGLSPSPCLRRVNRLEREGYVEGYRAMLGRRRIGLGLTVFVGVKIDGHADDRATTFEQEVVACPEVVSCHMVAGDADYLLEVTVSDLDAYQRFLVGKLLNLPLVREVKSTIAIQTLKAGGALPLEHLAP
- a CDS encoding YkgJ family cysteine cluster protein, which produces MAAEAHSTATLRLSVGDLRIVHPITVPTGPVAAADVVPALQGLVNTVVAAAEAGKAISCRKGCGACCRQLVPISRTEAERLMVTVANLPAERRATLEARFSAAGAALAAADLKERKGRPDRELSTGYFALGIPCPFLEEESCSIHPDRPLVCREYLVTSPAELCAGPEQEGVTPVPVPKVSLAARGLQDEREDWFPLALLMDWAKTRPKTGARRTGPEWIQKFLKGMSRKS
- a CDS encoding PRC-barrel domain-containing protein, whose protein sequence is MTDLSITPRNLIAADRVNGTDVYNLQGDKLGTVADIMIDKVSGRAIYAVMSFGGFLGIGEKHHPLPWSTLKYDERQGGYVVALDKKVLEGAPTFDDSETFSWTPDYGRQVDKYYNAPSYW
- a CDS encoding nuclear transport factor 2 family protein, giving the protein MTQHDEIESFAVTGAIAQTLQRYVDGARTGDIALLRSAFAEGARVSGSYGGRPVTWSLDEFCDAVAKGGPAPGLEARIVSIDPAGGAAMARLEALNWRGTRYTDFFVMTWREGGWIIDSKVFYAHTRA
- a CDS encoding ADYC domain-containing protein; translated protein: MFRSFTAAVLTLSAIAIPAHADSAPKIAVQGTEFVVTVADGRERRSAELIGAVLTVRVSGRPMRLRIAAVERDPNDRTGSIWLHTLERPLSDGTWTNVCNAGPDGRRQAFPLDGGPHGLELSCTGGAIAKCVRFGYRRWDVGADGAPLAPLHAACVRMVRADYGGDRGWTKNGMRIDLYDSRGVQKPDNAPEDAFEAGWTPDGAVCVRHVRVKENVTLAELEATYPALRGRTGEICTEEFARAHGAILFNRSPP
- a CDS encoding response regulator, whose amino-acid sequence is MDKRQHIVVVEDEPAQRQLLLDYLSKQGFRVTGFESGLGLRSMIERELPALVLLDVGLPGEDGFAIARWLREKSGKVCIIMVTAAGDTVDRVVGLETGADDYIPKPFDPRELLARIKSVLRRAGGAAASTAGSRVRMGRRVLDLDKRVLVDADGTEETLAASEFDLLKLFAENPNRPLARDWLLETVGHREMETFDRAIDLRITRLRRKIEKDAAHPEAIRTVRGVGYMFVPPKD
- the alaS gene encoding alanine--tRNA ligase, with product MQSVSEIRRTFLEYFRKNGHEVVESSPLVPRNDPTLMFTNAGMVQFKNVFTGLETRSYSRAATSQKCVRAGGKHNDLENVGYTARHHTFFEMLGNFSFGDYFKEHAIELAWNLLTRDYGLPKDKLLVTVYHTDDEAAGHWKKIAGLSDDKIIRIPTSDNFWAMGDTGPCGPCSEIFYDHGEGIPGGPPGSPDQDGDRFIEIWNLVFMQFEQVTKEERVALPKPSIDTGMGLERLATVLQHKHNNYDIDLFRALIEAAAHEINVDPDGKQSASLKVIADHLRATSFLIADGVLPSNEGRGYVLRRIMRRAMRHAHILGAQDPVIFKLVPTLVHEMGDAYPELSRAQPLITETLKLEETRFKKTLGTGLKLLEDETKDLGAGGTLKGEVAFKLYDTFGFPLDLTQDVLRARDIKVDTAGFETSMDEQRAKARAAWSGSGETADQAIWFDVRQKAGATEFLGYDTERAEGQIKAILLDGKEVGSLKAGQTGWIVTNQTPFYAESGGQQGDAGKLVSGSNEAEISDVQKMVGDLHAHHATIVKGELKVGDDLVMTIDPVRRAQLRAHHSATHLLHEALRRHLGKHVTQKGSLVAPDRLRFDISHTKAVSAEELRRIEDEVNDRIRHNSAVETRLMTPDEAIAAGAMALFGEKYGDEVRVLSMGGDPEVPGRERYSVELCGGTHARRTGDIGLFKIVGEGAVAAGVRRIEALAGNAAEAHVRHQADLLAEAAAALKVRPEDLPARLTALVEGQKKIERELSDARKALALAGGGSGGGSAVDEVRDVGGVKLIGRVLNGVPGKDLKSMADEFKKKLGSGVVALIGVEDGKASAVVGVTADLVKTHSAVELVKAGVAALGGKGGGGRPDMAQGGGPDGTKASDALKAIETALAGGR